Within the Pirellulales bacterium genome, the region TGCCGCAGCTCGGCCCGCGGCCCGACCATATCACCGACAAGCATTACGACCCGGCCAGCGTCGACTTGCCGGGCCTCGAGCTGCTGGGCCCGCGGCAGGAGCGTTTCTTGAACGACTGGGCCGGCGATTGGACCGGCGCGGAGTTGAAAGTCGTGCTCTCCCAAACGGCCTTGTGCGGCGCGGTGCACATGCATGGTACGGCCGACGGACGGCTGCTGGCCGATTTGGACTGCAATGGCTGGCCGCAGTCGGCCAGGCGCCGCGCGCTCGTGGCGCTGCGCCGCGTGCGGGCACTGCACCTGTGCGGCGATCAGCACCTGGCCGTCGTCGTCAAGCACGGTATCGACCGCTTTGGCGACGGTCCGTATGCATTCACCAGCCCTGCGTTGGTCAACACGATCTATGGGCGATGGTGGCATCCAGAAGACGAACAACCCGGCGCCCATGCGCGCATCGACTGCCCGTTGCCTTGGACGGGCGACTATCGCGACGGCTTTGGCAACCTGCTCACGATGCTCGCCTATGCGAACCCTGGCGACATCAACGACGAGCGACAGCGCGGCGACGGGTATGGACTCGTGCGGATCGACAAGCGCGCGCGGCGAGCGACGATCGAATGCTGGCCGCGATTCGCAGATGCCCGCCAAGGCGACTCGGCCCAGTTTCCTGGGTGGCCGGTGACGGTCGAACTCGACCAGAACGACGGCCGCACGCCGGCCGCCTGGCTGCCGGAACTGGTCTGCGAGAATCAGCGCGACCCGGTCGTCGAGGTGATCGCCGAGGCAAATGGCGAGGTGCTGTATGCGTTTCGCGCCTCGGGCGACCGCTTCTTACTGCCGGTGTTCGCCCCCGGCAACTACACCGTACGGCTGGGTCGCGACCGGCCCGGCGAACGGGTTTTGACGAAAATTCCCGCAGAATCTCGCGGCAAATCAGGCCCGCGGACCGTGCGATGGTAAGCGAGAGCCCGGCTGGGACAGGGCGTCGATCCTGCACGGGGGGAGTACAAATTGCCCGAAAAAACCCAGCCCGTCCGACTGCCAGACGCAAAAAGTTCGGGGTTTTTGCGATTGATCTAGGCATTCTTCCGCGAAAAGTGCTATAAGTCCGCATCGGCAAGCATGTCCGAGTGCGGACGTGCGAGGACAAATCAGCGGTCTGTCACATTTGAAGGATGCAAGATGGCCAAAGCTGCCGCGAGTGAGAAGGCAATGAGCAAGTCCGAGGTCCTGGCCTCTCTGGCCGAATCGACCGGGCTGACCAAGAAGCAGGTCGGCGCCGTCGTCGAGGGCCTGGGCGAACTGATGGTGAAGAGCCTGGGCAAGAAGGGCCCCGGCAAGTTTGTCGTGCCCGGCCTGATGCGCGTGAAGGTGGTGCGCAAGCCCGCCACGAAGGCCCGCAAGGGCATCAACCCGTTCACGGGCGAAGAAACCATGTTCAAGGCCAAGCCGGCCCGCAACGTGGTGAAGATCAGCCCGCTGAAGGGCCTGAAGGATCGCGTCTAAGTCGCGCGAACACGCCTAACGCAAGTATCGTCCGCTCGTCGATCAACGCGAGTACCGCTCCTCGAAGGACCGGCACACGACAGGGCGCAGACAACACGGCCCGGCCCATGTGATGGCGCCGGGCCTGTTTTTTTGCGCCAGCCACCCAGCAAATTTCGCCGAACCCCGATTAGTTGACAAACGTACAGTATCTGATACGTTGGTCCCTGTCGGGACTGGGCAGCCCGTCTGCCTGACGAAGGGCACGATTTGCTGAGAGGAATTCGACCGTGGAAACCGCGCAACTGGCTGTGGAAATGTATCGCTCCG harbors:
- a CDS encoding HU family DNA-binding protein; the encoded protein is MAKAAASEKAMSKSEVLASLAESTGLTKKQVGAVVEGLGELMVKSLGKKGPGKFVVPGLMRVKVVRKPATKARKGINPFTGEETMFKAKPARNVVKISPLKGLKDRV